Part of the Salinigranum rubrum genome is shown below.
GGCGATGAACGCCCGCTGTCGCTGGCCGCCCGAGAGCTGGGTCACTCGGCGGTCGGCGAAGGTGCTCATACCCACCGTTTCGAGGGCGCGGTCGACGATAACGTGGTCCGCCCGCGAGAGGCGGCCGAAGCCGACGTGGGGGAACCGACCCATCCGCACGACCTCGCGGACGGTGATGGGCATCTCCTTGGCGGCGCTGGCGTGCTGGGCGACGTAGCCGATGCGCGCGCCGTCGTCGAACCCGTGTGCGGGTTCGCCGAACAGCCGGACGGTCCCGTCGTCGGGTCGCAGCAGGCCGAGCATGAGTTTCATGAGCGTCGATTTCCCCGACCCGTTCGGCCCGACGATGGCCACGTACTCGCCAGAGTCGATACGGAGTGAGACGTCCCGGACGACGGGGCTCGCGGTGTAGCCGAAGGAGACGTCGGCGAGTTCGATGACTGGGGAGGACGTCACTCGAAGTTCCTCCACTCGGCGGCCCAGCCGTCGCCGCCGACCTCTTCGGGTGCGCGGTTCCCGAGGACCACCTCGAACGTCGGCATGTTGATGTTGTACGCTATCTCCTCGTACCCCCAGCCCTCCTCGACCCAGTCCTCGCGGACGCCCGCGTAGGGCGTCACCGGGAAGTACGCTTCCACCGCGGTCTCGGCCACGAGTTGCTGCGCCGGCTTCCGCGTCTCGAAGACGCCCGCCCCGATGTATCTGATCCCGTTCTCGTCGATGACGCGCTTGGCCTGGGTGATGTCGGAGGGTTTGACGTCGCCGCTGGCCGCGAGGTTCACCACGAGCGGGCGCATCTCGACGCCGTAGCGGACGCCGATGTACTGGAAGGCGTTGTGCGCCGCCAACTGAACCACCTTCCGCTCGGCGCGGTCGAAGACGTCCTGATAGTCGCGGTCGATCCTGTCGAGGACGTCGCTCTTGTACGCCGCGGCGTTCTCGCGGAAGGCGTCCTCGTGCTCGGGCGCGAGTTCGACGAACCCCGCGGTGATGTTGTCGACCGCCTGCTTCGCCCGCTGGGGGTCGAGCCAGAAGTGGGGGTCCTTCCCTC
Proteins encoded:
- a CDS encoding metal ABC transporter ATP-binding protein; translation: MTSSPVIELADVSFGYTASPVVRDVSLRIDSGEYVAIVGPNGSGKSTLMKLMLGLLRPDDGTVRLFGEPAHGFDDGARIGYVAQHASAAKEMPITVREVVRMGRFPHVGFGRLSRADHVIVDRALETVGMSTFADRRVTQLSGGQRQRAFIARALASEADLLVLDEPTVGVDAESVEAFYRLLESLNAEGITVLLIEHDLGAVTDHAARVVCLNREVYFDGPTAEFVESDALARAFGTAAAFAGIER
- a CDS encoding metal ABC transporter substrate-binding protein; its protein translation is MKSTQDSTESRLWSRRAALAAGGSLVSAGLAGCLGGSATAGAGSGSGSSSGSGSSTGSGGSEEGPVVVASFFSFYDFARQVARGTPLTIKNLIPTGLHGHGWEPNASVTRDIIEADAFVHVGENFQPWADRAIQTLKDDGVDTQLINVREGVELVDLAASLDPDEEGVGAGRGKDPHFWLDPQRAKQAVDNITAGFVELAPEHEDAFRENAAAYKSDVLDRIDRDYQDVFDRAERKVVQLAAHNAFQYIGVRYGVEMRPLVVNLAASGDVKPSDITQAKRVIDENGIRYIGAGVFETRKPAQQLVAETAVEAYFPVTPYAGVREDWVEEGWGYEEIAYNINMPTFEVVLGNRAPEEVGGDGWAAEWRNFE